The Nocardioides sp. S-1144 genome includes a region encoding these proteins:
- a CDS encoding cation diffusion facilitator family transporter, producing the protein MGHGHGHGHAAGRAADRRRLRWVLAVTASVLVVEVVGALLTGSLALLADAAHMATDAGGVLLALGASYVASLPAGRRSTFGYHRAEVLAALLNALVLLGVCGYLVWAGVGRLFDPADVDAGGLVLFAAVGLVANAVSMAILNRSDTDSLNMRGALYEVYADLLGSVLAVVAGVVIWVTGWLQADAVASLVIAAMILPRSLVLARDAAVVLLEIAPNGLDLDDVGHHLRHVAGVVDVHDLHAWTITSGIPSLSAHVTVTDEALAARGVGAILDELGACVAEHFDVRHATFQVEPVSHEAHEDLGELHGS; encoded by the coding sequence ATGGGACACGGGCACGGTCACGGTCACGCCGCGGGGCGGGCGGCGGACCGCCGTCGCCTGCGCTGGGTGCTCGCCGTCACCGCCAGCGTCCTGGTCGTCGAGGTCGTCGGTGCGCTGCTCACCGGGTCCCTCGCGCTCCTCGCGGACGCCGCGCACATGGCCACCGACGCCGGCGGCGTCCTGCTCGCGCTCGGCGCGTCCTACGTCGCCTCGCTGCCGGCCGGGCGGCGCTCCACGTTCGGCTACCACCGCGCCGAGGTGCTGGCGGCGCTGCTGAACGCGCTGGTGCTGCTCGGTGTCTGCGGGTACCTGGTGTGGGCGGGGGTCGGCCGGCTGTTCGACCCCGCCGACGTGGACGCCGGCGGGCTGGTGCTCTTCGCCGCCGTCGGTCTCGTGGCGAACGCGGTGTCGATGGCGATCCTCAACCGCAGCGACACCGACTCCCTCAACATGCGCGGCGCGCTCTACGAGGTCTACGCCGACCTGCTCGGCTCGGTGCTCGCGGTGGTCGCCGGCGTCGTCATCTGGGTGACCGGCTGGCTGCAGGCCGACGCCGTCGCCTCACTGGTGATCGCCGCGATGATCCTGCCGCGGTCGTTGGTGCTCGCGCGCGACGCCGCCGTCGTCCTGCTCGAGATCGCGCCGAACGGCCTCGACCTCGACGACGTCGGGCACCACCTGCGGCACGTCGCAGGCGTCGTCGACGTCCACGACCTGCACGCCTGGACGATCACCAGCGGCATCCCCAGCCTGTCGGCGCACGTGACGGTCACCGACGAGGCCCTCGCCGCCCGCGGGGTCGGCGCGATCCTCGACGAGCTGGGTGCGTGCGTGGCCGAGCACTTCGACGTCCGGCACGCGACCTTCCAGGTCGAGCCGGTCTCCCACGAGG
- a CDS encoding glutathione S-transferase family protein: MADQGTYVEQGKAFDRDMNYVPDRITRDARRPEHGPVEGELWPVEPGRYRLVAAKACPWANRSIIVRSLLGLEDVISLGLPGPTHDARSWTFDLDPGGRDPVLGIERLQEAYLKRFPDYPRGITVPAVVEESTGLLVTNDFPWITHDLFHEWREFHRADAPDLWPVDLREEMEDVMKRVFTEVNNGVYRCGFAGSQEAYDAAYERLFTALDWLEERLGTRRYLMGAAITEADVRLFTTLARFDPVYHGHFKCNRQKLTEMPNLWGYARDLFQTPGFGDTIDFEQIKQHYYVVHRDINPSGIVPAGPDPAVWLEPHGRG; the protein is encoded by the coding sequence ATGGCTGACCAAGGGACCTACGTCGAGCAGGGCAAGGCTTTCGACCGGGACATGAACTACGTGCCCGACCGCATCACCCGCGACGCCCGGCGTCCCGAGCACGGACCGGTCGAGGGCGAGCTCTGGCCCGTCGAGCCCGGCCGCTACCGGCTGGTGGCCGCCAAGGCCTGCCCGTGGGCGAACCGCTCGATCATCGTGCGCAGCCTGCTGGGCCTGGAGGACGTCATCTCCCTCGGTCTGCCCGGCCCCACGCACGACGCCCGGTCGTGGACCTTCGACCTCGACCCCGGTGGGCGCGACCCGGTGCTCGGGATCGAGCGGCTCCAGGAGGCCTACCTCAAGCGCTTCCCGGACTACCCCCGCGGCATCACCGTGCCGGCCGTGGTCGAGGAGTCGACCGGCCTGCTCGTCACCAACGACTTCCCGTGGATCACCCACGACCTCTTCCACGAGTGGCGCGAGTTCCACCGCGCCGACGCGCCGGACCTGTGGCCCGTCGACCTCCGCGAGGAGATGGAGGACGTGATGAAGCGGGTCTTCACCGAGGTCAACAACGGCGTCTACCGCTGCGGCTTCGCCGGGTCGCAGGAGGCCTACGACGCCGCCTACGAGCGGCTGTTCACCGCGCTCGACTGGCTCGAGGAGCGACTCGGCACCCGGCGCTACCTCATGGGCGCCGCGATCACCGAGGCCGACGTGCGGCTGTTCACGACGCTGGCCCGCTTCGACCCCGTCTACCACGGGCACTTCAAGTGCAACCGGCAGAAGCTCACCGAGATGCCGAACCTGTGGGGCTACGCGCGCGACCTGTTCCAGACGCCCGGCTTCGGCGACACGATCGACTTCGAGCAGATCAAGCAGCACTACTACGTCGTGCACCGCGACATCAACCCGTCCGGCATCGTCCCGGCCGGCCCCGATCCCGCCGTCTGGCTGGAGCCGCACGGCCGGGGCTGA
- a CDS encoding DUF2510 domain-containing protein, translating to MTHGSTPPGWYDDGQGAQRWWDGSQWTEHTQGGDQQPAQPAEPEPAPASDPHSEPTRFNPAAGLGGGPSSSSATPNLDKGAGGSSPATPEHGQPAQPEQQGYGQQGYGQQPGYGQQGYGQQPGYGQQGYGQQPGYGQQPGYDQQGYGQQPGYGQQGYGQQGYGQQPAWGNQLPASSSGGGKGKLIAIIAGGAALLLVVVVLLLTVVLGGGGPEGAAKDYFEASVEGDSEEVCELTAEEPRQELLDNLEASDCGDYADKVEAQLEEFGGDFQALQDDIDFDFDVEDVEEDGDEATVKGTVKSKYTGDDPDGFRDAYGTDELEEEDDATVELVKEDGDWKVASTS from the coding sequence ATGACCCACGGCAGCACGCCCCCGGGCTGGTACGACGACGGCCAGGGTGCCCAGCGCTGGTGGGACGGGTCGCAGTGGACCGAGCACACCCAGGGTGGCGACCAGCAGCCCGCCCAGCCGGCCGAGCCGGAGCCGGCGCCGGCGAGCGACCCGCACAGCGAGCCGACCCGGTTCAACCCCGCGGCCGGGCTCGGGGGCGGGCCGTCGTCCTCGTCGGCGACGCCCAACCTCGACAAGGGCGCCGGCGGGTCCTCGCCGGCCACCCCGGAGCACGGCCAGCCCGCCCAGCCGGAGCAGCAGGGCTACGGCCAGCAGGGCTACGGCCAGCAGCCCGGGTACGGCCAGCAGGGCTACGGCCAGCAGCCCGGGTACGGCCAGCAGGGCTACGGGCAGCAGCCCGGGTACGGCCAGCAGCCGGGCTATGACCAGCAGGGCTACGGCCAGCAGCCCGGGTACGGCCAGCAGGGTTACGGGCAGCAGGGCTACGGGCAGCAGCCGGCCTGGGGCAACCAGCTCCCGGCGTCCTCGTCGGGCGGCGGCAAGGGCAAGCTGATCGCGATCATCGCCGGCGGCGCGGCCCTGCTGCTGGTCGTGGTGGTCCTCCTCCTCACCGTCGTGCTCGGCGGCGGGGGCCCGGAGGGTGCCGCGAAGGACTACTTCGAGGCCAGCGTCGAGGGTGACTCCGAGGAGGTCTGCGAGCTGACGGCCGAGGAGCCGCGCCAGGAGCTGCTCGACAACCTCGAGGCGAGCGACTGCGGCGACTACGCCGACAAGGTCGAGGCCCAGCTCGAGGAGTTCGGCGGCGACTTCCAGGCCCTCCAGGACGACATCGACTTCGACTTCGACGTCGAGGACGTCGAGGAGGACGGCGACGAGGCCACGGTCAAGGGCACCGTGAAGTCCAAGTACACCGGCGACGACCCGGACGGCTTCCGCGACGCCTACGGCACCGACGAGCTCGAGGAGGAGGACGACGCCACCGTCGAGCTCGTCAAGGAGGACGGCGACTGGAAGGTCGCGAGCACCTCCTGA
- a CDS encoding zinc-binding metallopeptidase family protein has translation MKAFRCRVCDNALHLENTVCVSCGTALGFSRSERALVPVDATGQYVDATGLVWHVCANLNLSGCAWLAPLQGGQCSSCDLTRTRPSDDDVVGLQHFPAAEQAKRHLLVELDTLGMKVVGKDPARGGDPENGLAFDLLSSVEENVVIGHENGVITIDLAESDDAHREKVRAQLAEPYRTMLGHFRHEFGHYAEWQLVRGDELMARCRELFGDESVDYQAELQRHYDEGPPPGWEESYISTYATMHPFEDFAETWAHFLHIADTVETAREYGLLTIAAVGAFAQFRDVVTGVWVPLSIALNQINRSMGKDDVYPFVIAPPVLDKLDFVAGLLPLDG, from the coding sequence GTGAAGGCCTTCCGGTGTCGCGTCTGCGACAACGCCCTCCACCTCGAGAACACCGTGTGCGTGTCGTGCGGGACGGCGCTCGGCTTCTCCCGGTCCGAGCGTGCCCTCGTCCCGGTCGACGCGACCGGCCAGTACGTCGACGCGACCGGGCTCGTCTGGCACGTCTGCGCCAACCTGAACCTGTCGGGGTGCGCCTGGCTGGCCCCGCTGCAGGGCGGTCAGTGCTCGAGCTGTGACCTGACCCGGACCCGGCCCAGCGACGACGACGTCGTCGGCCTGCAGCACTTCCCGGCCGCCGAGCAGGCCAAGCGGCACCTCCTGGTCGAGCTCGACACCCTCGGCATGAAGGTCGTCGGCAAGGACCCCGCCCGGGGCGGCGACCCCGAGAACGGCCTGGCCTTCGACCTGCTCTCGAGCGTCGAGGAGAACGTCGTCATCGGGCACGAGAACGGGGTCATCACCATCGACCTCGCCGAGAGCGACGACGCCCACCGCGAGAAGGTGCGCGCCCAGCTGGCCGAGCCGTACCGCACGATGCTGGGGCACTTCCGCCACGAGTTCGGCCACTACGCCGAGTGGCAGCTGGTCCGCGGCGACGAGCTGATGGCCCGGTGCCGCGAGCTGTTCGGCGACGAGTCGGTCGACTACCAGGCCGAGCTCCAGCGCCACTACGACGAGGGGCCGCCGCCGGGGTGGGAGGAGTCCTACATCTCGACCTACGCGACGATGCACCCGTTCGAGGACTTCGCCGAGACGTGGGCGCACTTCCTCCACATCGCCGACACCGTCGAGACCGCCCGCGAGTACGGCCTGCTGACCATCGCCGCGGTGGGTGCCTTCGCCCAGTTCCGCGACGTCGTCACCGGCGTCTGGGTGCCGCTCTCGATCGCCCTCAACCAGATCAACCGCTCGATGGGCAAGGACGACGTCTACCCCTTCGTCATCGCGCCGCCGGTGCTCGACAAGCTCGACTTCGTGGCCGGCCTGCTGCCGCTCGACGGCTGA
- a CDS encoding Rv0361 family membrane protein, which produces MNNTPPPGWYDDGQGGQRWWDGGQWAAPGEAPSAPASPPPSGPPPSGPPPSGPPPSGYPGQQPGHGPTEQGYGQYGTQADHAQPYPGGGQPRKKKTGLILGIVGAVVALAVVAVVLILVLTGGDDDNGGGGGQDADPADTVQEFIDALKDDDCDAAAALTTGDAAEDVEECETEGTEAFDDIDFEVGESDVDGDTATVPVTVTSSGFEETASFELEKVDGDWLISSLDGDGEEPTADAPSAGSVTPDLPSDVPTDLPTDLPSDFLSDLPSDFPSEFLSEFPTDFPTDFLTDLPTDFPTDFPTE; this is translated from the coding sequence ATGAACAACACGCCCCCTCCGGGTTGGTACGACGACGGCCAGGGCGGTCAGCGCTGGTGGGACGGCGGCCAGTGGGCCGCCCCCGGCGAGGCGCCGTCCGCGCCGGCGTCCCCGCCGCCGAGCGGCCCGCCGCCGAGCGGCCCGCCGCCGAGCGGCCCGCCGCCCAGTGGGTACCCGGGCCAGCAGCCTGGCCACGGCCCGACCGAGCAGGGCTACGGCCAGTACGGCACCCAGGCCGACCACGCCCAGCCCTACCCCGGCGGCGGTCAGCCGAGGAAGAAGAAGACCGGCCTGATCCTCGGCATCGTCGGCGCGGTCGTGGCCCTGGCCGTGGTCGCCGTCGTCCTGATCCTGGTGCTCACCGGCGGCGACGACGACAACGGCGGTGGCGGCGGGCAGGACGCCGACCCGGCCGACACCGTCCAGGAGTTCATCGACGCGCTGAAGGACGACGACTGCGACGCCGCGGCCGCCCTGACCACCGGGGACGCCGCCGAGGACGTCGAGGAGTGCGAGACCGAGGGCACCGAGGCCTTCGACGACATCGACTTCGAGGTCGGCGAGTCCGACGTCGACGGCGACACCGCCACGGTGCCGGTCACGGTCACCAGCAGCGGGTTCGAGGAGACTGCCTCGTTCGAGCTCGAGAAGGTCGACGGCGACTGGCTGATCAGCAGCCTCGACGGCGACGGCGAGGAGCCCACGGCCGACGCCCCCTCGGCCGGCAGCGTCACCCCGGACCTCCCGTCGGACGTGCCGACCGACCTGCCGACCGACCTGCCGTCGGACTTCCTGAGCGACCTGCCCTCGGACTTCCCCTCGGAGTTCCTCAGCGAGTTCCCGACCGACTTCCCGACCGACTTCCTCACCGATCTCCCGACCGACTTCCCGACCGACTTCCCGACCGAGTGA
- a CDS encoding transglutaminase family protein, with translation MRYRVRHTTTYTYDEPVTDSLGVAHLVPRSLPWQAVSGYTVAVRPAPGDVSEDLDHYGNHVTYFQLTEPHDSLVVEGLGDVDVVAPHVPEAALRTPWEALRPVREPARAGAWRAADVALASPLVDQPASAASYASTSLTPGRPVGAAVTDLMHRVHADFEYDRTATTVTSTVAHVLDARAGVCQDFAHLMLACLRGHGLAARYVSGYLATEAPAGQPRLVGADASHAWVEVWLGDDTWLAVDPTNDQRIGDRHVTVAWGRDYGDVPPLKGVIFTEARRSTMRVAVDVAPLEAP, from the coding sequence ATGAGGTACCGCGTGCGCCACACCACGACCTACACCTACGACGAGCCGGTCACCGACAGCCTGGGCGTCGCCCACCTCGTGCCGCGCTCGCTGCCGTGGCAGGCGGTGTCGGGCTACACCGTCGCCGTCCGGCCCGCGCCGGGCGACGTCAGCGAGGACCTCGACCACTACGGCAACCACGTCACCTACTTCCAGCTCACCGAGCCGCACGACAGCCTGGTGGTCGAGGGCCTCGGCGACGTCGACGTCGTGGCGCCGCACGTGCCCGAGGCGGCGCTGCGCACGCCCTGGGAGGCGCTGCGCCCGGTGCGGGAGCCGGCCCGCGCCGGTGCCTGGCGGGCCGCCGACGTGGCCCTGGCCTCGCCGCTGGTCGACCAGCCCGCGTCCGCGGCGTCCTACGCCTCCACCTCGCTCACCCCCGGGCGGCCCGTCGGCGCGGCCGTCACCGACCTCATGCACCGCGTGCACGCCGACTTCGAGTACGACCGGACCGCCACCACGGTCACCTCGACCGTGGCCCACGTCCTCGACGCGCGGGCCGGGGTCTGCCAGGACTTCGCCCACCTGATGCTGGCCTGCCTGCGCGGGCACGGGCTCGCCGCGCGCTACGTCAGCGGCTACCTGGCCACGGAGGCGCCGGCCGGCCAGCCACGGCTGGTCGGCGCCGACGCCAGCCACGCGTGGGTCGAGGTGTGGCTCGGCGACGACACCTGGCTCGCGGTCGACCCGACCAACGACCAGAGGATCGGCGACCGGCACGTGACCGTCGCCTGGGGCCGCGACTACGGCGACGTCCCCCCGCTCAAGGGCGTCATCTTCACCGAGGCGCGGCGCTCCACGATGCGGGTCGCCGTCGACGTCGCCCCGCTCGAGGCGCCGTGA
- a CDS encoding circularly permuted type 2 ATP-grasp protein, with protein MTVLREYAAGVLQPTLDGGGGASGRYDEVVGPDGALRPSWKGLAEVAVGLRPEDLRRLDDDIRRALSDDGVTYARAGRAGERGARPAEWRLDPMPLILDAAQWTRLEVGLAQRAELLNAVLADLYGEQRLLAEGVLPPAVVLGHPGFVRPVARASARDPRPLVLAATDLGRDHRGEWRVLGDRAQAPSGLGYAMENRRVLSRVLPELYREAGLHRMEPFFSALRSALLQSAQGELPDPRVVVLTPGSRSETAYDQAFIASALGFPLVQGSDLVVRDGWVQMRVFGRLERVDVILRRVDAGWSDPLELRGDSQLGVAGLAEAVRRGRVRVVNGLGAGVLENPGLLPYMPAMCEALLGEPLRLEAVPTWWCGDPDGLGHVLDHLDDLTVLALDAPASRPSDLPRGALVEQLVAAPHRFVGQERLALSQAPTWVAPGRVAARPLTLRTFTLRYGSAYRPLVGGLVTVVEPSGDDGGRSVSSKDLWVLKSEPGAPDQGLVDVLPMTHNRASTGTVPRILADMFWFGRYAERAEDLLRLVLAAHSLAEDFRDRPRSTGAAGLEVMMGAVTRLAGPGLDDLDAEFRSVLLDGARAGSVAHALEGLRRAGSGVRDQLSLDVWRALGTIDRAAEVLQRSTHSHQVAESAGRMLTGILALQGITASMIRDPGWHMLGAGRSVERALQVVHLLTPTTTRRRGMDVDREVLNAVLLTAESSVTHRRRYRGSVRPGGVLELLLTDPDNPRSLAFALDRTLEHLARLPASTGSSRPERLAGDLRDELAGTDIATLVAIGGEARPNLAAFLEQCTGQLLRLTDAVAELHLTTGPAPRPLAALDLVDSFEVATA; from the coding sequence GTGACGGTGCTGCGGGAGTACGCCGCCGGCGTGCTCCAGCCCACGCTCGACGGTGGGGGAGGTGCGTCCGGGCGCTACGACGAGGTCGTCGGTCCCGACGGCGCGCTGCGGCCCTCGTGGAAGGGGCTGGCCGAGGTCGCGGTCGGGCTGCGGCCCGAGGACCTGCGCCGCCTCGACGACGACATCCGGCGCGCGCTCTCCGACGACGGCGTCACCTACGCCCGGGCCGGCCGGGCCGGCGAGCGCGGTGCCCGACCCGCCGAGTGGCGCCTCGACCCGATGCCGCTCATCCTCGACGCGGCGCAGTGGACCCGGCTGGAGGTCGGGCTGGCCCAGCGCGCCGAGCTGCTCAACGCCGTCCTCGCCGACCTGTACGGCGAGCAGCGGCTGCTGGCCGAGGGCGTGCTGCCGCCGGCCGTCGTGCTGGGTCACCCCGGCTTCGTGCGGCCCGTGGCGCGGGCCTCGGCACGCGACCCGCGCCCGCTCGTGCTGGCCGCGACCGACCTCGGCCGCGACCACCGCGGCGAGTGGCGGGTGCTCGGCGACCGGGCCCAGGCGCCGTCCGGGCTGGGCTACGCGATGGAGAACCGCCGGGTGCTGTCGCGGGTGCTCCCCGAGCTGTACCGCGAGGCCGGCCTGCACCGGATGGAGCCGTTCTTCAGCGCGCTGCGCTCGGCGCTGCTGCAGTCGGCCCAGGGCGAGCTGCCCGACCCGCGCGTCGTCGTCCTGACGCCGGGCAGCCGGTCCGAGACGGCCTACGACCAGGCCTTCATCGCCTCCGCGCTCGGCTTCCCGCTGGTGCAGGGCAGCGACCTGGTGGTGCGCGACGGCTGGGTCCAGATGCGGGTCTTCGGACGCCTCGAGCGGGTCGACGTGATCCTGCGGCGCGTCGACGCGGGCTGGAGCGACCCCCTCGAGCTGCGCGGCGACTCGCAGCTCGGCGTCGCCGGCCTCGCCGAGGCGGTGCGCCGCGGCCGGGTCCGCGTGGTCAACGGCCTCGGTGCCGGCGTCCTGGAGAACCCCGGGCTGCTGCCCTACATGCCGGCGATGTGCGAGGCCCTGCTCGGCGAGCCGCTCCGGCTCGAGGCGGTGCCGACCTGGTGGTGTGGCGACCCCGACGGGCTCGGGCACGTGCTGGACCACCTCGACGACCTGACGGTGCTGGCGCTCGACGCGCCGGCGTCCCGCCCCTCCGACCTGCCGCGCGGCGCGCTGGTCGAGCAGCTCGTGGCCGCCCCGCACCGCTTCGTCGGGCAGGAGCGCCTGGCGCTGTCCCAGGCGCCGACGTGGGTGGCGCCGGGGCGGGTCGCCGCCCGCCCGCTCACGCTGCGGACCTTCACCCTGCGCTACGGCTCGGCCTACCGGCCGCTGGTCGGGGGACTGGTCACCGTCGTCGAGCCCTCCGGCGACGACGGGGGCCGGTCGGTGAGCAGCAAGGACCTGTGGGTGCTCAAGAGCGAGCCGGGCGCGCCCGACCAGGGGCTGGTCGACGTGCTGCCGATGACCCACAACCGGGCCAGCACCGGCACCGTGCCGCGCATCCTGGCGGACATGTTCTGGTTCGGCCGGTACGCCGAGCGCGCCGAGGACCTCCTGCGCCTGGTGCTCGCCGCGCACAGCCTCGCCGAGGACTTCCGCGACCGCCCGCGCTCCACCGGTGCGGCCGGGCTCGAGGTGATGATGGGCGCCGTCACCCGGCTCGCCGGGCCGGGGCTCGACGACCTCGACGCGGAGTTCCGCTCGGTGCTGCTCGACGGCGCCCGGGCCGGCTCGGTGGCCCACGCCCTGGAGGGACTGCGACGCGCCGGCTCCGGGGTGCGCGACCAGCTCTCCCTCGACGTGTGGCGCGCCCTCGGCACCATCGACCGCGCGGCGGAGGTGCTCCAGCGCAGCACCCACAGCCACCAGGTCGCGGAGTCCGCGGGCCGGATGCTCACCGGCATCCTGGCGCTGCAGGGCATCACCGCGAGCATGATCCGCGACCCCGGCTGGCACATGCTCGGAGCCGGCCGGTCGGTCGAGCGCGCCCTCCAGGTCGTGCACCTGCTGACCCCGACGACGACCCGCCGCCGGGGGATGGACGTCGACCGCGAGGTGCTCAACGCCGTCCTGCTGACCGCTGAGAGCTCGGTCACGCACCGCCGCCGCTACCGCGGGTCGGTCCGCCCGGGCGGCGTCCTCGAGCTGCTGCTCACCGACCCCGACAACCCGCGCTCGCTCGCCTTCGCCCTCGACCGGACCCTCGAGCACCTGGCCCGGCTGCCGGCCTCCACCGGGTCGAGCCGCCCCGAGCGGCTCGCGGGCGACCTGCGCGACGAGCTCGCCGGCACCGACATCGCCACCCTGGTCGCCATCGGCGGCGAGGCCCGGCCGAACCTCGCGGCGTTCCTCGAGCAGTGCACGGGCCAGCTGCTGCGCCTCACCGACGCCGTCGCCGAGCTGCACCTGACCACCGGCCCGGCGCCGCGGCCGCTCGCGGCGCTCGACCTCGTCGACTCCTTCGAGGTGGCCACCGCATGA